One stretch of Bacillota bacterium DNA includes these proteins:
- a CDS encoding ABC transporter permease codes for MIQLTSERRRLLAKAVVRRETSLIVFTLLLIIGVSIRSPRFLSAANFNDILLNGAILAVVAVGQMMVVITGGIDLSVGSGLALSGMLVGLIYKHGYGLNPLLALILGGLIGLVLGSINGFLISKAAVPPIIATLGTMSVYRGLIFIASKGQWVSAHEMPSNFIRLARGHILGIPNLIFMTVVCYAIFYYFLTHTKPGREIYAVGGNAEAARVVGINVDRIKYLVYTLSGLLYGLCGVLWVSRFASAQSDSATGFEFSTVTAIVIGGVSVFGGTGKITGVLLGALLISIVENALAVTQVSPFWQLAIQGFIILLAVVLDAVMKTRDKKAAARGQEA; via the coding sequence ATGATACAATTAACATCAGAAAGACGCCGCTTACTTGCGAAAGCAGTTGTCAGGCGGGAAACCAGCCTGATTGTATTTACGCTTTTATTGATAATAGGTGTATCAATTCGCAGCCCACGGTTTTTATCCGCTGCTAATTTTAACGATATCCTGCTTAACGGAGCAATTCTGGCTGTGGTGGCTGTCGGTCAGATGATGGTAGTAATCACCGGTGGAATTGATCTGTCGGTTGGCTCAGGATTAGCTCTTTCGGGAATGCTTGTCGGTTTAATTTATAAACATGGGTATGGGTTAAATCCGCTTCTTGCTCTAATTTTAGGCGGTTTGATCGGTTTAGTGCTGGGCAGCATCAATGGTTTTCTGATCAGCAAAGCTGCTGTTCCCCCCATTATTGCAACCTTAGGAACGATGTCTGTTTATCGGGGGCTGATTTTTATCGCCAGCAAGGGTCAGTGGGTAAGTGCTCATGAAATGCCCAGCAATTTTATTAGGCTGGCGCGGGGACATATCCTCGGTATACCAAATCTGATCTTTATGACCGTGGTCTGCTATGCGATTTTTTATTATTTCCTGACTCATACCAAACCCGGCAGAGAGATTTACGCTGTCGGTGGCAATGCGGAGGCTGCCCGGGTGGTCGGCATTAATGTAGATAGGATTAAGTATCTGGTCTACACGCTGTCAGGCTTATTGTACGGATTATGTGGTGTTTTGTGGGTTTCCCGCTTTGCATCCGCCCAGAGTGACTCAGCAACAGGTTTTGAGTTCTCCACTGTCACTGCAATCGTCATCGGCGGAGTCAGTGTCTTCGGCGGTACGGGCAAAATTACCGGGGTTCTTCTTGGTGCTCTCTTAATCTCAATAGTAGAAAACGCCCTCGCTGTTACTCAGGTATCACCATTTTGGCAGTTGGCAATTCAAGGCTTCATCATTCTGCTGGCCGTGGTCTTGGATGCGGTGATGAAGACCAGAGACAAAAAAGCAGCAGCAAGGGGGCAAGAGGCATGA
- a CDS encoding CcmD family protein, with amino-acid sequence MTYLAAAYSIVWLLMLGYTVFLHRHQDKLEKRLAVLEETKIEK; translated from the coding sequence GTGACTTATTTGGCTGCGGCTTACTCAATTGTGTGGTTATTAATGTTAGGATACACGGTGTTTCTGCACCGACATCAGGATAAGTTGGAGAAGCGGCTGGCAGTATTGGAGGAAACAAAGATAGAAAAATAG
- a CDS encoding sugar kinase yields MYYHELGTVITLQGGFSVSIELRKDCKYAMIVPTSMGVRITPLDGQPVYASDRYIMHATSAETNVASISSYLGLPVKVLTTFVKGSPIAQFIKNNLASRHMDYEGPEVDQGGPWGYRHQFNIADSGYGTRGPRVHNDRAGEVGRTLNAKDFDLDRIFGEEGAQIVHMSGLIAALSEETSQFCLEIARAAKKYGTRISFDLNYRATFWKGREQELREVFTEIASVSDILIGNEEDYQLCLGIEGPEAGGKDIAETIDHFKEMIGRVKQAFPNASVFANTLREVVSVNHHLWGAILLEGDNWHVVEPRPITVLDRIGGGDGFVGGLLYSILRQWDPEKWVQFAWATGAMATTFLTDYAQPVDEAQVWSIWEGNARVQR; encoded by the coding sequence ATGTATTACCATGAATTAGGAACAGTTATTACACTACAGGGAGGTTTTAGCGTGAGTATTGAACTGCGAAAAGATTGTAAATACGCCATGATCGTGCCTACCAGCATGGGAGTTAGAATCACTCCTTTGGATGGACAGCCTGTATATGCAAGCGACAGATACATTATGCATGCGACCAGTGCTGAAACTAATGTAGCTAGTATTTCGTCGTATCTTGGTTTACCTGTAAAGGTATTGACTACATTTGTTAAAGGCAGCCCAATTGCTCAGTTCATTAAGAACAATCTCGCCAGCCGCCATATGGACTATGAAGGTCCTGAGGTAGATCAAGGTGGACCTTGGGGTTACCGGCATCAGTTTAATATTGCTGACAGCGGATATGGTACCCGTGGTCCTAGAGTTCACAATGACCGGGCTGGTGAGGTAGGGCGGACCTTAAATGCCAAAGATTTTGACTTGGACCGCATCTTTGGTGAAGAAGGCGCCCAGATTGTGCATATGTCCGGGTTGATCGCTGCTCTCTCAGAAGAAACCAGCCAGTTCTGCCTGGAAATCGCTCGAGCAGCTAAAAAATACGGTACACGCATCTCTTTTGATCTCAACTACCGCGCTACTTTCTGGAAAGGTCGTGAACAGGAACTGCGCGAGGTGTTTACCGAGATTGCCAGTGTATCTGATATCTTAATTGGGAATGAAGAAGACTACCAGTTGTGCTTAGGAATTGAAGGTCCGGAAGCAGGCGGAAAAGATATAGCTGAGACAATCGATCATTTCAAAGAAATGATTGGTAGAGTTAAGCAAGCATTTCCAAACGCCAGTGTGTTTGCTAACACCCTGCGGGAAGTAGTCAGCGTTAACCACCATCTCTGGGGTGCAATTCTGTTGGAAGGCGATAATTGGCATGTTGTTGAGCCGCGGCCGATCACCGTACTGGACCGCATTGGCGGTGGTGACGGATTTGTCGGAGGCCTGCTCTACTCTATTCTGCGGCAATGGGATCCAGAAAAATGGGTTCAATTTGCCTGGGCTACCGGAGCAATGGCTACAACCTTCTTGACCGACTATGCCCAACCGGTTGACGAGGCGCAGGTGTGGAGTATTTGGGAAGGTAACGCCCGCGTCCAGAGATAA
- the ccsA gene encoding cytochrome c biogenesis protein CcsA has product MLEKLKRLILLLLGILVPGNIYLIFVYAPEEKTMGAVQKVFYAHVASAWIGMLAFAVVFFFSIRYLITRERASSQLALASAEIGTVFITNVLLTGPMWAKPVWNTWWTWDPRLTTTTVMWFMYLAYLILHSGGASENRRRLAAVYGIIAFINVPIVFFSARWWRSIHPVVITAAETGLSDLMKITLLFTLGTFTLIYLYFLALRFRSLRLEERINNLKGGGR; this is encoded by the coding sequence GTGCTGGAAAAGTTGAAAAGGTTGATTTTGCTGCTGTTGGGGATTTTGGTGCCCGGTAATATATATTTGATCTTTGTTTATGCTCCAGAAGAGAAAACGATGGGAGCTGTGCAGAAAGTGTTCTACGCCCATGTGGCGAGTGCGTGGATCGGTATGCTGGCATTTGCGGTGGTATTCTTCTTTAGTATTAGGTATCTGATCACAAGAGAGCGTGCCAGCAGTCAGCTGGCGCTTGCTTCCGCAGAAATCGGCACTGTTTTTATTACCAATGTGCTTTTGACCGGACCGATGTGGGCGAAACCAGTGTGGAACACATGGTGGACATGGGATCCCCGATTAACAACCACTACAGTGATGTGGTTTATGTATCTGGCGTATCTAATTCTCCACAGCGGCGGAGCTAGTGAGAACCGGCGCAGATTGGCAGCAGTGTATGGGATAATCGCATTTATCAATGTACCGATCGTATTCTTTTCAGCCCGATGGTGGCGGTCAATTCATCCTGTGGTGATTACCGCAGCGGAAACCGGGCTGTCAGACCTTATGAAGATCACTCTGCTCTTCACATTGGGGACGTTTACCTTAATCTATCTTTACTTTTTGGCGTTAAGATTTCGCAGTCTCAGACTGGAAGAGCGGATTAACAACCTAAAGGGGGGCGGGCGGTGA
- a CDS encoding flavin reductase family protein — protein MYQDVQITDYLEIVYQKLAKGGVFLTAQNQSSLNTMTIGWGGITHFWAKPIFIVPVRRSRYTYDLIDSAGEFTVSVPLEADLSAQLRFCGTHSGRDVDKFQSAGITAVPGQVISTPVIAQCELHFECKTVYKQTMDPAFLDAAVQERWYPDYHTLYFGEIVACYRIDGVK, from the coding sequence ATGTATCAGGATGTTCAGATTACCGATTATCTTGAAATTGTCTACCAAAAATTAGCCAAAGGCGGCGTATTCCTTACAGCGCAAAACCAATCCAGTCTCAATACCATGACCATCGGCTGGGGAGGCATCACTCATTTTTGGGCAAAGCCGATCTTCATCGTACCGGTAAGGCGTTCCCGCTATACATATGATCTGATTGACAGTGCAGGTGAATTCACCGTAAGCGTGCCGCTCGAAGCGGATCTCAGCGCTCAACTTAGATTCTGCGGCACCCACTCCGGGCGGGATGTGGATAAGTTTCAATCCGCAGGCATAACCGCTGTTCCCGGGCAAGTGATCAGCACTCCCGTTATCGCTCAGTGCGAACTCCACTTCGAATGCAAAACCGTGTATAAACAGACTATGGATCCAGCCTTCTTAGATGCTGCAGTTCAAGAACGCTGGTATCCCGATTACCACACACTTTATTTTGGCGAGATTGTCGCCTGCTACCGCATTGATGGCGTCAAATAG
- a CDS encoding cytochrome c maturation protein CcmE, whose product MNKNKRIILVFSIIPILVLGYLAYKGLEGTAAYYYTIEEAVNLEAGSRKIRIKGSLVANSVDYQPEIPLLSFTISHGENQLSVRHKGVLPNNLTHADEIIVEGRFNDVGEFEASKLMLQCPSKYEDGSGGR is encoded by the coding sequence ATGAATAAAAATAAGAGAATTATCCTGGTTTTTTCAATCATACCCATCCTGGTGTTAGGTTACTTGGCGTATAAAGGCCTGGAAGGTACAGCCGCTTATTACTATACAATTGAAGAAGCGGTGAACCTGGAGGCGGGCAGCCGGAAAATTCGCATCAAAGGCAGTCTTGTTGCGAACAGTGTAGATTATCAGCCGGAAATACCACTGCTTTCCTTTACAATCAGCCATGGCGAAAACCAGCTCAGCGTCCGGCATAAAGGTGTGCTGCCTAACAACTTGACCCATGCTGATGAAATCATTGTTGAAGGCAGGTTTAATGACGTTGGGGAGTTTGAAGCCAGCAAGCTGATGCTTCAGTGTCCGTCAAAATATGAAGATGGTTCTGGAGGCAGATAG
- a CDS encoding sugar ABC transporter ATP-binding protein: MADYILELRNLTKRFPGVTALNQVEFQLKPGEIHALVGENGAGKSTLIKIITGVHQPDEGQIILNGEPVSFAGPLNAQQAGIAAIYQDPTFFADLSITENVFMGHPVLYPKSRRINWPAMHKTTKKLLQDLQLDVSPDTQMRYLNVAERQLVEIAKALSIDSKILIMDEPTSALTIQETERLFSIIRKLRADGAAVIFISHRLEEVFDLADRVTVLRDGKYIGTNNINEVSVQKVIQMMVGRPMHEMYPKAAVELGEEIFRVDGFTKHGEFSNVSLSLRKGEILGIAGLVGAGRTELAEAIFGISRPDQGKIYLGGKELAVRSPHDALNCGIAYLPEDRQRCGLIVPMNVASNITISILDSFKYKILNKARESDIAKRFVDQLYIRTSGVSQLVRNLSGGNQQKVVLAKWMATNPHVLILDEPTKGIDVQAKTAVYNLMNDLAAQGLGIILISSELPEIIGMSDRILVMHEGQIAAEFKRGEATQELILQAAIGRKQLEADVS; this comes from the coding sequence GTGGCAGATTATATTCTCGAACTCCGTAATCTAACCAAAAGATTTCCTGGTGTTACAGCACTTAATCAAGTGGAATTTCAACTTAAACCAGGTGAAATCCACGCCTTGGTCGGTGAGAACGGAGCCGGTAAATCTACTTTGATTAAAATAATCACCGGGGTACACCAGCCTGATGAGGGTCAGATTATTCTTAATGGAGAACCGGTTTCTTTTGCAGGTCCGCTTAATGCGCAGCAGGCGGGGATTGCTGCCATCTACCAGGATCCTACTTTTTTTGCTGATTTGAGTATTACTGAAAACGTGTTTATGGGGCATCCGGTACTTTATCCGAAATCGCGCCGCATTAATTGGCCAGCTATGCATAAGACAACCAAAAAGCTTCTGCAGGATCTGCAGCTTGATGTCAGTCCGGATACGCAAATGAGATATTTAAATGTAGCGGAGCGTCAGCTGGTGGAGATTGCGAAAGCGCTGTCAATCGATTCAAAAATCTTAATTATGGATGAACCGACATCAGCCCTGACTATTCAGGAAACTGAGCGGTTATTTAGTATTATTCGCAAATTGCGTGCTGATGGAGCTGCAGTTATTTTTATCTCTCATCGTTTAGAGGAAGTGTTTGATCTTGCGGATCGAGTAACCGTGCTTAGAGACGGCAAGTACATCGGGACCAACAACATTAATGAAGTATCGGTGCAGAAGGTTATTCAAATGATGGTTGGGCGGCCCATGCACGAGATGTACCCAAAAGCAGCTGTGGAACTTGGGGAAGAAATATTCCGAGTTGATGGATTTACCAAGCATGGTGAGTTTTCCAACGTTTCTTTAAGTCTCAGAAAAGGAGAGATTCTCGGCATCGCGGGTTTGGTGGGCGCTGGCAGAACCGAATTGGCCGAAGCTATTTTTGGTATCAGCCGTCCGGATCAGGGGAAAATTTATTTGGGGGGCAAGGAGCTAGCTGTCCGCTCGCCCCATGATGCGCTGAACTGTGGAATTGCCTATCTCCCTGAGGATCGACAGCGCTGCGGTTTGATTGTGCCCATGAATGTCGCATCTAATATTACGATTTCAATTCTCGATAGCTTTAAGTATAAAATACTTAATAAAGCTCGGGAAAGCGATATTGCGAAACGGTTTGTCGATCAATTATATATTCGCACTTCTGGTGTATCGCAGTTGGTGAGGAATCTTTCCGGCGGAAACCAGCAGAAAGTAGTGCTGGCTAAGTGGATGGCTACAAATCCGCATGTTCTGATTTTAGACGAACCGACTAAGGGAATTGATGTCCAGGCTAAAACAGCTGTTTATAATTTAATGAATGATTTGGCTGCGCAGGGATTAGGCATTATTCTGATCTCATCTGAACTGCCCGAGATTATTGGCATGTCCGATCGGATTTTAGTTATGCATGAGGGGCAAATTGCGGCAGAATTTAAGCGGGGTGAAGCTACTCAGGAGCTGATCCTCCAGGCAGCTATCGGCAGAAAACAGCTGGAAGCTGATGTATCATAA
- the ccmA gene encoding heme ABC exporter ATP-binding protein CcmA, giving the protein MEGILVVERLCKQIEAKVILDQISFTAKTGDLIVVTGRNGAGKTTLLRVLAGLMPKTSGKILWNQEENGLKHWKIGYLSHLPMLYESLSVLDNLRFFAKLYGCWSLERGRELLTEFGLWPERYELTGVLSRGMKQRLALARALINDPDVILYDEPFTGLDREGTALLQGILKRKQINSIQILVAHDLGYVNGLDYRMMIIEGGKMVEEGITGV; this is encoded by the coding sequence GTGGAGGGCATTTTAGTCGTTGAAAGACTGTGTAAACAGATTGAAGCTAAGGTCATTCTCGATCAGATTTCCTTTACGGCAAAAACCGGCGATTTAATAGTTGTCACCGGGCGTAATGGAGCAGGCAAAACGACGCTGCTGCGGGTTCTTGCCGGTTTAATGCCGAAAACTTCCGGAAAAATCCTGTGGAATCAGGAGGAGAATGGATTAAAGCATTGGAAAATAGGGTATTTATCCCACCTACCCATGCTTTATGAATCCCTGTCGGTTCTAGATAATCTGCGCTTCTTTGCTAAGCTGTACGGCTGCTGGTCATTGGAGCGGGGTAGAGAGCTGCTGACAGAGTTTGGTCTGTGGCCGGAGCGTTATGAGTTAACCGGTGTGCTGTCGCGCGGTATGAAGCAGCGGCTGGCGCTTGCCCGTGCGTTAATTAATGATCCGGATGTAATATTATATGATGAGCCTTTTACCGGTTTGGACAGGGAGGGAACCGCTTTGCTGCAGGGCATCTTAAAGCGGAAGCAGATAAACTCGATCCAGATCCTGGTAGCTCATGATTTAGGTTATGTGAATGGGCTTGACTATCGAATGATGATAATTGAAGGCGGAAAAATGGTTGAAGAAGGGATTACAGGTGTCTGA
- a CDS encoding ABC transporter permease — protein sequence MKKGLQVSEYGRRIWLIFRKDLRVELLTSHNFISTAVFGIMLVVIFSFAFQLTDFPVDKAFGAVIWVSVFFTSTLSLQRLFGVEEENDALSALLLAVGDRGSIFLAKMLANLTVLLLLEMIILPPAWILINARINPNRIGFLIAALFLGSWGLAAVGTVVNALAVQVPNTRLLFPILLFPLLLPILIGGVLCVSAALDSSADLIPGWLYLMLCFDLIYTVVPFVLFDWILEG from the coding sequence TTGAAGAAGGGATTACAGGTGTCTGAGTACGGGCGCAGAATTTGGCTGATTTTTCGTAAAGATCTCCGCGTGGAGCTCTTGACTTCACATAATTTTATATCTACAGCTGTCTTTGGTATTATGCTGGTTGTGATTTTCAGCTTTGCATTTCAGCTGACAGATTTCCCGGTTGACAAAGCATTTGGAGCTGTTATTTGGGTCAGCGTTTTCTTTACTTCCACGCTCAGTCTGCAGCGTTTGTTTGGTGTTGAGGAAGAAAACGATGCCCTGAGTGCTCTGCTGTTAGCAGTAGGTGACAGAGGCAGTATTTTTTTGGCTAAAATGCTTGCCAATTTGACTGTGCTGCTCCTTTTGGAAATGATTATCCTTCCGCCTGCTTGGATATTGATAAATGCTCGAATCAATCCCAATCGAATTGGCTTCTTGATAGCAGCGCTTTTTTTGGGCAGCTGGGGCTTGGCTGCTGTGGGGACGGTGGTTAACGCCCTTGCGGTTCAAGTTCCGAATACGCGGCTGCTGTTTCCAATTCTGCTGTTTCCACTGCTGCTGCCAATCCTAATCGGAGGTGTGCTCTGTGTCAGCGCTGCTTTGGATTCAAGTGCGGATTTAATCCCGGGCTGGCTTTATCTAATGCTCTGTTTTGATTTGATTTACACAGTAGTGCCGTTTGTGCTGTTTGATTGGATTCTGGAGGGCTGA
- a CDS encoding 2'-5' RNA ligase family protein → MAEFFLGITLPDDINKEVEAWRRRFKAPKTPPHITLIPPFRWDLDERKLRKVLQETAIRHQVFELSCRGIGHFGRSVIFIDIEENQALFGLQRDLSGVLEHFGIKPERRRYHPHLTLATRLRGDKYDLYLEQLMGYNPKYSFDCRSVAVFTLVTANNLKQWQQVYALPLKE, encoded by the coding sequence ATGGCTGAGTTTTTTCTGGGTATCACACTTCCGGATGATATCAATAAAGAAGTGGAGGCTTGGAGGAGGCGCTTTAAGGCTCCTAAAACACCGCCGCATATAACCTTGATTCCGCCATTTCGCTGGGATTTGGATGAACGAAAACTGAGAAAAGTGCTGCAGGAGACTGCGATTCGCCATCAGGTCTTTGAGCTCTCCTGCAGGGGTATTGGCCATTTTGGCAGATCTGTGATCTTTATTGATATCGAGGAGAACCAAGCTTTGTTTGGTCTGCAGCGGGATTTGAGCGGAGTCCTCGAACATTTCGGCATTAAACCGGAACGCCGCCGCTATCATCCTCATCTTACTTTAGCGACTCGTTTAAGGGGAGATAAATATGATTTGTACCTGGAGCAATTAATGGGTTATAATCCTAAATATAGTTTTGACTGCCGTAGTGTTGCAGTATTTACTTTGGTCACAGCAAATAACTTAAAGCAGTGGCAGCAGGTCTATGCGCTGCCGCTGAAGGAGTAG
- a CDS encoding EamA family transporter produces MNQQRLKAINQLVLASVLWSSAGVLIKSINLNTMALSSARAGIAVLVLFIYLRRRFTLTKYHLLGALTYAANSFLFVAANKLTTSANAILLQFTAPIWVALFAVWFLKERVRRSDWVSVAVVTIGMVLFFIGDLEVGHLFGNILAVISGIAMAGFVIVAKLDPDRDPAEYVLLGNLVNFLIGLPFLAGSAGGIDLNGGLLLLVLGIFQLGLPYILYTKAIPVVSSLEAILITILEPLLNPVWVAIVTGEKPGIWAVIGGLIVLSTVIIRGVYQAKNADRDSSAN; encoded by the coding sequence ATGAATCAGCAGCGGCTTAAAGCAATCAATCAGTTAGTTTTGGCTTCGGTGCTGTGGAGCAGCGCTGGAGTGTTGATCAAGTCCATCAACCTAAATACGATGGCATTGAGCAGCGCCAGAGCGGGTATTGCGGTTTTAGTGCTGTTTATCTATCTGCGGCGCAGGTTTACGCTTACGAAATATCATCTGCTGGGTGCCCTTACTTACGCAGCGAATTCGTTTTTATTTGTAGCTGCGAATAAGCTGACCACATCGGCCAACGCTATCCTGCTGCAGTTCACTGCTCCGATCTGGGTGGCACTGTTTGCGGTATGGTTTTTGAAGGAGAGGGTTCGCCGCTCAGATTGGGTTTCGGTTGCAGTGGTAACTATAGGTATGGTATTATTCTTTATCGGTGATTTGGAAGTCGGCCATTTATTCGGAAATATTCTGGCAGTAATCTCAGGTATTGCTATGGCGGGCTTCGTAATTGTTGCTAAACTTGATCCTGATCGAGATCCTGCTGAGTATGTACTGCTGGGAAACTTAGTCAATTTTCTGATTGGGCTGCCCTTTTTAGCAGGTTCTGCCGGTGGCATCGATTTAAATGGCGGACTCCTGCTTTTAGTCCTGGGTATCTTCCAACTGGGGCTGCCATATATTTTGTACACAAAAGCCATACCAGTTGTTTCGTCTTTAGAAGCTATTCTGATTACGATTTTAGAACCGCTCTTGAATCCGGTGTGGGTCGCAATTGTTACAGGCGAAAAGCCGGGTATTTGGGCTGTAATTGGCGGATTGATAGTTTTATCCACAGTGATAATTCGCGGCGTTTACCAGGCCAAAAACGCAGATAGAGACAGCTCGGCCAATTAA
- a CDS encoding ABC transporter permease, with protein MTRIFRHWEFILLLLLVGVFILMSNLSPYFLDIRNLFDSTLHFTEKGIIALCMTFIVITGNVDLSVASNMAMSAAVMGIAYRSGMDIWTAAGLCLLVGALGGLFNGLVITRFKLPAMVVTLATFSLFRGIAYVLLGNQAVTGYPWDFADIGQGYFAGTMIPNQLVIFAVLAVIFGFILHKTTFGRYVYAIGNNEDACRYSGIPVDRIKLILFTVSGLLSAFAAILLTSRIYSTRPNIAQGYELEVITAVVLGGVSINGGSGSMLGVVLSLFLIGFARFGMSLLNVPAQVMTVIIGCLLICAILLPRLVDRLTQKTSKTG; from the coding sequence ATGACCAGAATCTTTAGGCATTGGGAATTTATTCTGCTGTTACTGCTGGTAGGAGTCTTTATATTGATGTCCAATCTATCTCCATATTTTCTGGACATCCGCAATCTATTTGACTCTACCCTCCATTTTACTGAGAAGGGTATCATTGCCCTGTGCATGACTTTTATTGTTATCACGGGAAATGTGGACCTGTCTGTAGCTTCCAACATGGCGATGTCAGCAGCGGTGATGGGGATTGCTTACCGCTCAGGAATGGACATTTGGACTGCGGCTGGGCTCTGCCTGCTGGTAGGTGCACTTGGAGGTCTATTTAACGGATTGGTGATCACCAGGTTTAAGCTGCCGGCGATGGTAGTTACATTAGCCACCTTTTCCTTATTCAGGGGCATCGCTTATGTGCTTCTGGGAAATCAGGCGGTCACTGGATATCCTTGGGATTTCGCTGATATCGGCCAGGGGTACTTTGCTGGAACAATGATTCCCAATCAGCTGGTGATTTTTGCGGTTTTGGCGGTTATTTTCGGATTCATTCTCCACAAGACCACCTTTGGACGCTATGTCTATGCCATCGGCAATAACGAAGATGCCTGCCGATATTCCGGAATACCGGTTGATCGCATTAAGCTGATTCTCTTTACGGTCAGCGGGCTTTTGTCTGCTTTTGCGGCCATCTTACTCACGTCAAGAATTTACAGCACCAGACCGAATATTGCTCAAGGATATGAGTTGGAAGTTATTACCGCGGTTGTTTTAGGAGGCGTCAGCATCAATGGTGGTTCCGGATCGATGTTGGGTGTAGTTCTGTCGCTGTTCTTAATTGGGTTCGCCCGCTTTGGGATGAGTCTTTTGAACGTGCCGGCGCAGGTAATGACTGTAATCATCGGCTGTCTGTTGATTTGCGCGATTCTGCTGCCGCGTCTGGTGGACCGGTTAACTCAGAAAACCAGCAAAACTGGATAG